A window from Citrus sinensis cultivar Valencia sweet orange chromosome 3, DVS_A1.0, whole genome shotgun sequence encodes these proteins:
- the LOC102608572 gene encoding digalactosyldiacylglycerol synthase 2, chloroplastic translates to MSAYLQLPCFTSFLNRRFDAAVEFSSQSSYPKGFLHKNPEILSLMDRKQQHIAIFTTASLPWLTGTAVNPLFRAAYLAKDGERRVTLVIPWLSLIHQKQVYPGNITFASPKEQEAYVRWWLEDRTGFTSTFDTRFYPGKFAADKKSILAVGDITEIIPDEEADIAVLEEPEHLTWFHHGKRWKAKFRFVVGIVHTNYLEYVKREKNDRLQAFLLEFVNSWLARVHCHKVIRLSAATQEYPNSIVCNVHGVNPKFLEIGEKKMEQQQNGNKAFTKGAYYIGRMVWSKGYEELLGLLNIYHKELAGLEMDLYGNGEDFDQIQRAAKKLKLVVRVYPGRDHADPIFHDYKVFLNPSTTDVVCTATAEALAMGKIVVCANHPSNDFFKQFPNCRTYDGRNGFVEATLKALAEEPAQPTDAQTHQLSWESATERFLQVAELVGDVVTKRSKSPSRHLESESLNSKRIIEDAFGYLHYVASGFETSRRALGAIPGSLQPDEQLCKELGLVTELGKGHCHRPNGSWFGSVLVLVGSVIGVLFVKSVTLKLSVNARVGSNKHALLRLHLA, encoded by the exons ATGTCAGCGTATCTTCAACTGCCATGTTTCACAAG CTTCTTAAACCGACGCTTTGACGCAGCTGTTGAGTTCTCGTCACAGTCTTCTTATCCGAAAGGATTTCTCCACAAAAATCCAGAG ATATTGTCGCTGATGGATAGGAAACAGCAGCATATTGCTATATTTACAACTGCAAGCCTGCCTTGGTTGACTGGGACAGCTGTGAATCCTCTGTTCCGTGCTGCCTATCTTGCAAAAGACGGGGAAAGAAGAGTTACTTTGGTGATTCCTTGGTTATCTTTGATACATCAAAAACAAGTATATCCCGGAAACATCACCTTTGCTTCACCTAAAGAACAGGAAGCATATGTTCGTTGGTGGCTTGAGGATAGGACTGGGTTTACATCTACTTTTGATACACGTTTCTATCCTGGGAAG TTTGCTGCAGATAAAAAGAGCATTCTTGCAGTAGGAGACATTACGGAAATCATCCCTGATGAAGAGGCGGATATTGCTGTCCTTGAGGAGCCTGAGCATCTTACGTGGTTTCATCACGGCAAGAGATGGAAAGCTAAATTCCGCTTTGTTGTAGGAATCGTGCACACCAATTATCTGGAATATGTCAAAAGGGAGAAGAATGATCGATTACAAGCATTTCTTCTTGAATTTGTAAATAGCTGGCTTGCTCGTGTCCATTGTCACAAG GTAATTAGGCTATCTGCTGCCACACAGGAATATCCCAATTCCATCGTCTGCAATGTTCATGGAGTTAATCCCAAATTCCTTGAAATTGGCGAGAAAAAGATGGAGCAACAACAAAATGGGAACAAGGCTTTCACAAAGGGCGCATACTATATTGGGAGGATGGTGTGGAGTAAAGGCTACGAGGAGCTACTTGGACTTCTTAATATTTACCACAAGGAGCTAGCAGGGCTTGAAATGGATTTatatggcaatggggaggacttcgatcaaattcaaagagcagctaaaaagttaaaacttgTAGTTAGAGTTTACCCTGGACGTGATCATGCAGACCCCATATTCCATGA TTACAAAGTGTTCCTGAATCCAAGCACAACAGATGTTGTTTGCACAGCGACAGCTGAAGCATTGGCCATGGGCAAAATCGTTGTCTGTGCCAACCACCCCTCAAATGACTTCTTCAAGCAATTCCCAAATTGCCGAACTTACGATGGCAGAAATGGGTTTGTTGAAGCCACACTCAAAGCACTTGCTGAAGAGCCTGCTCAACCAACTGATGCACAGACGCATCAACTGTCGTGGGAGTCTGCAACAGAAAGGTTTTTGCAAGTTGCTGAGCTGGTCGGGGATGTTGTGACGAAACGGTCAAAAAGTCCTTCTAGGCACTTGGAATCCGAGTCATTAAATTCGAAGAGAATCATTGAGGATGCCTTCGGATATTTGCATTACGTTGCGTCTGGATTTGAAACATCAAGAAGAGCATTGGGTGCAATTCCTGGGAGCTTGCAACCGGATGAACAACTGTGCAAGGAACTTGGATTGGTAACAGAACTGGGCAAAGGACACTGTCACCGACCAAACGGAAgttggttcggttcggttttagTACTAGTCGGTTCGGTGATTGGCgtattatttgtaaaatctgTAACACTGAAATTGTCCGTAAACGCACGTGTTGGTAGCAATAAGCATGCATTACTAAGGCTCCATTTGGCTTAG
- the LOC127901515 gene encoding uncharacterized protein LOC127901515, with protein MGGADHGHAGEGAHRDFRAKVWSMPGGPNCRPKHWKRNTAIAMAGIFLICIPIAMKSAELEQRPHHPVRPIPSQLWCKNFGTKDY; from the exons ATGGGAGGAGCAGATCATGGACACGCAGGAGAGGGGGCCCACAGGGATTTTAGGGCGAAGGTCTGGAGCATGCCCGGTGGGCCAAACTGCAGGCCTAAGCACTGGAAGCGCAACACTGCCATTGCCATGGCTGGAATTTTCCTTATTTGCATTCCTATCGCCATGAAATCTGCGGAGCTTGAG CAACGTCCTCACCATCCGGTTCGGCCGATTCCTTCTCAGCTTTGGTGCAAGAATTTTGGAACCAAAGACTATTGA
- the LOC127901471 gene encoding NAD-dependent malic enzyme 59 kDa isoform, mitochondrial-like, with the protein MWNLARVAASVLSRSRRFSTAIPGPCMVHKRGTDILHDPWFNKDTGFPLTERDRLGLRGLLPPRVISFEQQYARFMESFRSLEKNTEGQPNKVVSLAKWRILNRLHDRNETLYYRVLIDNIKDFAPIIYTPTVGLVCQNYSGLFRRPRGMYFSAKDKGEMMSMIYNWPAQQVDMIVLTDGSRILGLGDLGVQGIGIPIGKLDVYVAAAGINPQRILPVMLDVGTNNQKLLEDRLYLGLRQPRLEGEEYLSIVDEFMEAVHARWPKAIVQFEDFQMKWAFETLERYRKRFCMFNDDIQGTAGVALAGLLGTVRAQGLSLTDFADQKIVVVGAGSAGLGVLKMAVQAAARMAGNNDAFARNKFFLLDKDGLITKERKNLDPAAAPFAKDPGDFMGLREGASLLEVVRKVKPHVLLGLSGVGGVFNEEVLKAMRESDSVKPAIFAMSNPTMNAECTAADAFKHAGENIVFASGSPFENVDLGNGKIGHVNQANNMYLFPGIGLGTLLSGARFITDGMLQQAAECLASYMTDEEIPKGILYPSIDSIRDITAEVGAAVLRAAVEEDLAEGHGEVGPRDLKHMSKEETVEYVTRSMWFPIYSPLVHEK; encoded by the exons ATGTGGAATCTTGCTCGAGTTGCCGCGTCCGTATTAAGCCGATCGAGGCGATTCTCGACGGCGATTCCTGGTCCCTGTATGGTTCACAAACGCGGCACTGATATTCTTCATGATCCCTGGTTCAACAag GATACTGGCTTTCCTTTGACTGAAAGAGACCGACTGGGGCTCCGTGGCCTCCTCCCACCCCGCGTGATATCATTCGAGCAGCAATATGCTCGTTTCA TGGAATCATTccgatcattagagaaaaatacTGAGGGTCAACCAAATAAAGTTGTATCATTAGCAAAGTGGAGGATCTTGAACAGACTGCATGACAGGAATGAAACATTATACTACAGA GTCCTGATTGATAACATCAAAGATTTTGCTCCAATTATATACACTCCAACTGTTGGATTGGTTTGTCAGAATTATTCAGGTTTGTTTAGACGTCCCCGTGGAATGTATTTCAGTGCAAAGGATAAGGGGGAGATGATGTCTATGATCTACAATTGGCCTGCTCAACAG GTAGATATGATAGTCCTAACGGATGGAAGTCGTATTCTTGGCTTAGGCGACCTTGGAGTTCAGGGAATTGGAATTCCTATTGGAAAGCTGGATGTGTATGTGGCTGCTGCAGGCATCAATCCACAGAGA ATTCTCCCGGTTATGCTTGATGTTGGCACTAACAATCAAAAGCTGCTTGAAGACCGTCTAT ATTTGGGACTCCGACAACCTAGGCTAGAAGGAGAAGAATATCTATCAATTGTTGATGAATTCATGGAAGCTGTTCACGCACGTTGGCCCAAAGCTATTGTACAg TTCGAGGACTTCCAAATGAAGTGGGCTTTTGAAACTTTGGAACGATATCGAAAAAGGTTTTGTATGTTTAATGATGACATACAG GGAACTGCTGGTGTTGCACTTGCGGGATTATTGGGAACTGTCAGAGCACAAGGTCTATCATTGACTGACTTTGCGGACCAAAAGATAGTTGTAGTGGGGGCTGGgag CGCCGGGCTTGGTGTTCTTAAAATGGCTGTACAAGCTGCAGCAAGAATGGCAGGGAACAATGACGcttttgcaagaaataaatttttcctACTTGACAAAGAT GGTCTCATCACGAAAGAAAGGAAGAATCTTGACCCAGCGGCAGCACCTTTTGCTAAAGATCCAGGAGATTTTATGGGGCTTAGGGAGGGAGCTAGTCTACTTGAGGTG GTTAGAAAGGTCAAACCCCATGTGCTTCTTGGTTTGTCTGGCGTAGGTGGTGTCTTCAATGAAGAG GTGCTTAAGGCTATGCGAGAGTCTGATTCTGTCAAACCTGCCATTTTTGCTATGTCAAATCCGACCATGAATG CTGAATGCACTGCTGCTGATGCTTTTAAGCATGCTGGGGAAAATATAGTGTTTGCTAGTGGAAGTCCTTTTGAGAATGTTGATCTGG GAAATGGGAAAATAGGCCATGTAAATCAAGCAAATAACATGTATCTGTTCCCTGG GATTGGTTTGGGAACTCTCCTTTCAGGTGCTCGTTTTATAACAGATGGAATGTTACAACAAGCTGCAGAATG CCTTGCGTCCTATATGACCGATGAGGAAATTCCAAAAGGCATTCTGTATCCATCTATTGACAG TATTCGAGATATTACGGCAGAAGTTGGAGCAGCTGTTCTACGAGCAGCAGTTGAGGAAGACTTGGCAGAAGGTCATGGTGAAGTTGGTCCCAGAGATCTCAAGCACATGTCAAAA GAGGAGACAGTGGAATATGTCACTCGCAGCATGTGGTTCCCTATTTACAGCCCTCTGGTTCATGAGAAATAA
- the LOC127901211 gene encoding uncharacterized protein LOC127901211: protein MSKKRVLVVGGTGYLGQHLLQGLSEIEGKPYDVAATHHSTPLPQLLLDALPHSFVFFDVDLKSGSGFDAVALKFGQPDVVVNCAALSVPRVCENDPDSAMSINVPSSLVNWLSSFTENKENLLIHLSTDQVYEGVKSFYKEEDEIAPVNVYGKSKVAAEKFIYEKCSNFAILRSSIIYGPQTISPVPKSLPIQWIDSVLSKGEKVEFFHDECRCPVYVRDVVKIILALTNRWLSEDKQMQLLLNVGGPDRVSRVQMAEVVAEIRGYSTSLIKPVSASSVDRGVQSPADISMDITKLVQTLNIDPVTYKDGVKLTLAAEAT from the exons ATGAGTAAAAAGAGAGTGTTGGTGGTCGGAGGCACAGGCTACTTGGGGCAGCATTTACTGCAAGGCTTATCCGAGATCGAAGGAAAGCCTTATGACGTGGCGGCCACTCACCACTCCACGCCGCTGCCTCAGCTCCTGCTGGACGCCCTTCCtcactcttttgtttttttcgaCGTCGATTTGAAATCCGGATCAGGATTCGATGCCGTTGCACTCAAATTTGGCCAGCCCGACGTGGTCGTGAACTGCGCCGCTCTCTCCGTGCCACGTGTTTGTGAAAATGACCCCGATTCTGCTATGTCCATTAATGTACCTTCTTCTCTTGTAAATTGGTTATCAAGTTTCACTGAGAATAAAGAAAATCTCTTGATTCATTTATCGACCGATCAAG TTTATGAAGGAGTCAAGTCTTTCTATAAAGAAGAGGATGAAATTGCTCCGGTGAATGTTTACGGCAAATCGAAAGTGGCAGCGGAGAAGTTTATTTATGAGAAATGCTCAAATTTTGCAATTTTGAGAAGCAGTATCATATATGGGCCGCAAACTATCTCGCCCGTACCAAAATCTCTTCCGATTCAG TGGATTGATAGTGTTCTTTCAAAAGGAGAGAAAGTGGAATTTTTTCATGATGAGTGCCGCTGCCCAGTATATGTCAGGGATGTTGTGAAGATTATACTGGCTTTGACAAATAGATGGTTATCAG AGGACAAGCAAATGCAGTTACTTCTGAATGTGGGTGGACCAGACAGGGTATCACGGGTTCAAATGGCTGAGGTGGTTGCTGAGATAAGAGGATACAGTACCTCTTTAATCAAACCAGTTTCTGCATCATCT GTTGATCGTGGCGTCCAGTCTCCAGCTGACATTTCTATGGACATCACAAAACTGGTTCAGACACTTAATATTGATCCAGTTACATACAAAGATGGTGTCAAATTGACACTTGCAGCTGAAGCTACCTAA